TCATTATTATGGTCAGCTTGTGGCATTGTGGGTTCACCTGCTGTATCGACATTGAGTCTATATTCTGTCTCCTCAAATGAAACCACAGTATTTCCGTCTTTATCCAACGATGACTGCGGCAGATTGGACTCTTTTGAATTAGCCTTAGCTACCGGGCCGCCAGAATTGAATTTTGCCTTGTCGGGCCCATGTTCCGAGCTTCCCCTCATCTCTTCTGTTGGGCTTATGGGTTTGACGTACAGAGCCCAAAGAGGAACCGCCAAAATCATCAAAGCTGGCCCTGTTGACCTCTTTAACTGCAGCAGAATCCTCCTCTAAGTTAGCcaatatatcaaattttaatcacCCTAGATTGCTCCCCTGGTTCTCTCTGACAGAGTTGTCTCCTTTCCATGTTTTTTTTCTGTGACGTACGTTGCACCACCATCCAGTCCACATACTTCTCCTTCTCTACCGGCGACACCGTCCTCGGTTGTTCTGGTTGGTTCTCTGATGGGTTATTGCATTGTGATTCATTCTTAGGAGTAAACGAGCATCCTTCGTTAACATGGCTATATCTCCACAACTAAAGCAAATTATTGGGAGTGATTCATATTCAACCCTTTGAAGGAATCATCAATCTATATCTCCAAAATTAACAGCTTGTTGATATTAATATTAACAACTATACAATCAAATCTATTTTAAGAAttactatttatattttttgaattgtctcacttataaattttgtttttttcttatataGGGCACCTGACAAGTCGGGTAGTCTAACCCATGCTACTACATTCGATAGGTACAGCTAAAGCATGTTAAAGTTGGAAGTCCACCCATGACAAGGCCGTCAAAAAATCATTCTCAATACTAAACTTGACCAAAAAATAACCATTATCAATACTTATAAGATAAATTAATTGTTGTGGTTTCCATGAATGAATTTGATTGTACAAATCATTTAGACCAATCTTTTTCCCTAACAGCTTCAGGACCACTGTCCTTGCCGTGCTCAATCAAATTATGGATTCTTTCAGAAAACTTGATAGAGGAGACTCCATCAACCATCCCTGTTGAGCAATATCCTCATCATCACCAGCCACACCATTCCCTTTTAAACCTTAACCATTATTCATTAGCCAATTCTTAAAAGACATAGCCCCCTAATGGGATTAAAATCCATAAGGTCACCCAGGTCATGAGGCAATTGTCCCTTCTTTGTAACTCTACCACAATTGTTGGCACCCAAAGAGGAAGAGAGAGGAATGTTCATTGCTAACTATCAGATTTCTTCGTGTAAAGTAAAATCTGCTTAGTTACTCTAACCAACTTTTATTATGCATGATCAAGTttagtttattaaaattttataaaatcattttcatatttgCATTTTAAGCTTAAATTCATTTAATGAATGATTGGATTATCATAGAAGCAAGAAAACATGAACTATGATGGGCAAAAGAAAACATCTTCtgttattaaaaattttgaatttcggtgttgtatgagaaaatttatttaacaaGTAAATTAGTAGAATTTATTTAGGCTTTTATGTcgatttttacaatatttaaagaaatatgttgattttggagagagaaaaaCAGAAAATGGCAAATCAGCATATTCTTGTAGGATACATTTTCTGAAAATGCCTTTCACAAAAAGCGGTTTTTTTTTTGCATCAACTCCTTTTATTAGATAGTTAGAtgttagtgattttttttttgagtctCAAGTTTGATTTCTCTCCTAAtaacatttgtattttttatttcattatgttTTAAACTTTGTTTAGTTTTAACTAATGTTTTTAATGCATCAATTCCTTTAGTTAGATAGTTAAAAAATAGTGATTTTATCCTTAAGTCCCAAGTTTGATTCATCTTTTaagtacatttatatatatatttttatctcatgttatttcacgccttcttttatttttaattaatgtttttaattaataaatatattattttcaaattttttatatttattttaattcataactcttttatttataaaaccaaattattatttcaaatatttttaatataacgattattttattttataaataataaaagtaattaaaaagttaaattaaaaataaaaagtttgagagcaaaatatttattaattaaaaataaaaaatataaatatgcttagaagagaaattaaatttAGGACTCAaggataaaaataatattatctaATCATCTAACCAACAGTGCTaatacattaaaaacattaattaaaaattttaaaaaataactaaaaaaatataaatgtgaatGAGAGAGGAATTGAATTTAGAATGCTAGAACAAAATCGCTAACATCTAATCATCTaactaaagaaatgaaattgATGCAAGTTTCATAGAAAGGGTTTTCAAAAAGTGCATCCTACTTTCAGTTGAAAACACTCATGTTaggctttttttttaattctatctccaaaattttaatgtatttctctaaatatatatatttttatctaatttgcCCTAACTTTTGagactatttattttatttatatatatgtattcactCTAAATAATTCAAGAGAGTGGAAAATATTTACTTCTCTGTCTTGTTTTGGAATACACGATCCGATGGGAAGCAAGATAAGCGAACTAATTGGGTTTTTTTAcgtgaataatataaaataaattaatatatataaaaataagataacaataataatatttataaaatagataaaatatatagtaaaatattgGTGCTGCTTGACCAATCGGTGGCACcattttatttctaataaaaaacttattttttaggTGTAACTAAATTAATCGACGGCACtcgtattttatatgataaatataagtTTTTATCAATATacgagaaaaaaataaatacatatatatatttgaaatatttactGTTTACGCTAGAGAGTATTTCCTATTCACTCGTCTTTTCTTGTAGGGAATATTTACTATTCATGCCAGAAAATATTTATTGTTCATCTTCATTCATTTCTTACTTTTGCATCATATTTATTGGTCTTTGTAAACaattatatatcatttttgttgttgtttttatcaCATCATCAAGCTGGTGCTGCTTGACAGCTTGGCTGCACTAGCTTGTCGGCTGACACAGAAGTGATCATTCAATCACAagttagtatttttaatattgaaaaaattaaaacacgagTTTTTTcagctaattttttttaaaactggtGCAACTAGGTTGTCAGGTGGCACAGCCTGACGGAAGTGACCACGAATTCATGTTTTTAATATcaagaaaaaattaaaacacgagttttttttagctaaatttttttaaaagtttgtgGGTGCCGTCgccaaataatttttattttttacttttttcccaTATACTGAAAAAACTCGTATTAACCATACAAAATACGAGTGCAGCTAATTGATCCGGATGCacccaaaaaatttaattttttattagaaataaagtGGTACCGTCGATTGGTCGGGTGACACTCGTATTTTACTTTGTATTTTGCCTATCCTCACAAATATTATTCCTATTATCctattttcatatatattgatttattttatattattcatgtaaAAACCCAAACTAATTATATATTagtactttttatatatatacatatatatataattaaattggtGTTTGTTTCACCAATTCCATATGAATATTTTGGCTTTTATAatgattcaaaaattttaattatttattaaatgatcCATTTTGAACAGTAAACATTGATGTCGTCATTGTCATTGGCGGCATCGGACTAAAGTACAATATAAAACGTTCATGGAATGAAACAATTACCCTTTTTAGATTGGAAAAAAAAGGGATGACGACATTTCTCCTGCGGCACCAATTAAATGCTTTTAAACTTTTGGTCTAATTACATGTTAGGTTTgtctatttttgaaattaaatttaaatagcccctaaaaatataagaataacaaaaacAAACCGTAttcaaattgttttaaaaaaataataaacttaaaaaactatataaaattcttatttaaattacctAAATATATCCCCTAAGAATTTTCCTACAGTTTTAAGTCAAAAATTCTTAAGGGATATGTTtgggtaatttaaataagaattttatatagtttttttaagtttattgttttaaaataataataataaattttgaaaagagtttatttttattatttttatatttttaagggctatttaaatttaattttaaaaggagaTAGACTTAAGTATTTAATTGGTGCCCTCGGGAGGAATGGCGCCACCCTTTTTTTCATCCAATCtaaaaggttaattttttttaggtcCCTAAACGTTTGATATAATTATACTTCAATCTGGTGCCGCCAATAATATCGACGACatccattattttttaaaaaaaattagaggtgATAACGTCAATGGCAAAAGCGTCATCGACGTTTATTTTTCAAAACATATTATTTATGTACATAATTTTCAACGTAaactattttcataaataatcaaaAGTTTTGGATTACCTTTATAAAAAAAAGCGGGATATTTTTTTTAGatgtatattaaaattaattttttttcgaaaaataatcAAATTGGTGTCAACATGCGGTCCAAATCACCGACCAATAAGCAGACAGCCACCTACTAAAGATTTGAAAAGAACAATTATCCTCGTTTAtaataaaactttaataattctttcaaattctttttaattaaaggaaaaaaaaagtagaaaaggaattatttaggttttttttacaaggaattatttaggcttttttttacttaaataatataaaaataaaattaataactgaAATAGTATGTTCATTAGACTATTTATCAAAATGGTATGATTTTATTAGTGTTGCCTGTTAAATTGACGGCACTAAACTGAGATGTAATTAATGAACCAtatcattttgataaataatctCATGGGCATGCCATTtcagttattaattttattttttgtattatttaagtaaaaaagtcAATTACTTAAAATAACTTTGATGAATTTGTTAATAATTTTGATAACTTTGGATGTTATAAATTAAATTAcacaaattataaatttcaaaataattaaaaaaaagttatactcGAAATCTCTAAAACCGAAATTAACATAAGAAAAAAACCCTCGATTAATTAACCCATTGCACTTGGTTATGTCAAACTCCATAAATATATTGCATTTACTTATCACAAACAAAGGCAtggattatttatattttaaaattttctaaaattttaaatttcttcttccaaatacatacatattataatataataacgtaagaaaaatgttttttaaccttacttataaaaaaaatagttaattacattatttaatatattatgttcTTGTCGTAgcttcaaataaattaaaattttgattaatcatAGCAGGCATTAAGACAATTTATCAAGGATTGCGTGTATCCATCTCCATTATCGGACTGTCATTTAAAACATTTCctaatgttttattataaaatataaaacgtTTTGGTGGGGAAACAAAATCAACTACGGTAACCAACTTgttttttttctatataaaaataatactaaaaaaatatatggGAAACAGATTATTTATATAGTGAATATCGGGCACCACCATATCTTTTTTTCAACTACTATGctatcatatatttttttaaataattttaattagtgTTGTATGATACAATAGCAACATTAAACTAAAATGtgataaatcaaaatatttaggTATTTGATACAAACCTTTTTCTTTTAGATTGATTGTTGTTTTAGGGGATTATTGCTTCATAAACCCTtcattgcctttttttttttaagatactTTCATTTTGTGGGGAATTCCAATATAGAACATATGACATTTAAACTATATATTTTAGCTTTTAATGTATATATGCTCACCCTTTGCACGAGATTAATTACTTTTGGGTTAGATATAGATTAATTACTTTTGGGTTAGATatagagtaaaattttaaaagttaaaatatgcttaATGTTATTATATTCTTCGTGTATCTAAaatttagtttctatacttttattttcaagagttTAGTaactttattttttgaattgaaaattttaggtaaatttgtTTACACCATTACAATTCTTTTGTTGAATTTGCTGgtgtaatattttgaaattaaaaaaaatatactcTCTAGTTATTCATATAATAAAAAGGTGACAttgtaatgaatctgaatttaataGAGAATTTTAAGGGTGCTaatatttcttaaaaattcatttcaatattttaaaaaaaattatttaatttaactaatgaaAATTATAAGAGTTGaaatatcaaattatgtcaaaattaaacttttatttcaaaaataaaatatagagattgaattttaaatttgagcCAAATATAcgaatcaaaactaaaaattaaccattattatataatctcaaaataagagagggattaaaactaaaatttagccaccatctatttgtgtaaaaaaaatgaagaagaacaAGTTTGAGGTAATGAGAGGGACTAAAgtggtaattttaaaaaaatacaagtatcttaaaaataataataaacaaagaaGGGTTTATGAAACAATTATTCGCTACCACACTCTTAGATAGAGCCcttaacttttttttgttttttgcaaCAACCAATCTAAAAGGAAAAGTTTCATATTAGACCCatgaatgttttgatttataaTACTTCAATCCGATGTGACCACTGTGTTTGACCGATGTCGTCACTGTGTCTGAcgacaataataaaaaaattactttttaaaaaaccATAGATTACGTGATGATTAGGGAAAAAATTAAGGTGATACTACCAACCAGTTCAACCATAATTATAAAAAacatctcattttcataattattcagTTTCTCATCGTTTTCGTAAACATCTCATGATGACTGGGGAAAGATAAAATTACTTGCAGAAGATGCGGTTAAGCAAATTACTATTCTTTGGAGTTCTTTTTCCCCCTCGTAGTAGACTTCACAAAATAATATACTACAAAAATAAACATCTCAAACTAATTATGACATCATGAAATATAGGAATATGATAGATATAATAACGGCTAGGCAATGCTATATAAAGAAAGCAAAATGTAACTCACCCCCATGCTCACAACCAGCTCAGGAAAATGAAGTTCCTTCAGTATTCTGTgcttccatttcttttagttgtAGTGATTTTGTCATTGAGTGGGGCAACTTTAGCTCATTCTCATGGGGATTTCCTTCTTTGCCTTTCTCTTCATTTAGCAAATTCTTCTACCATTTCTAAGGTTATTTACATGCGAAATAATCCCTCATATTCATCTGTTTTGAATGCTTCTATTCAAAATACCAGGTTCTCCACACCAGCTACCCCTAAACCCTTGGCCATTATTACACCACTCAAAACATCCCATATCCAATCAACAATTTACTGTTCCAAAAAACATGGGTTGCAGCTTAGGATTCGAAGTGGCGGTCATGATTTCGAGGGTCTTTCTTATGTTTCTGAAGTTCCATTTGTCATCCTTGATCTGCTCAACTTTCGAGCAGTTAAAGTTGACACAAAGAATAAAGTTGCCTGGGTTCAATCTGGTGCAACTCTAGGTGAATTGTATTACGGAATTGCTGCAAAGACCAAAACACTCGCCTTCCCTGCTGGTATTTGCCCCACTGTGGGCATTGGTGGGCATTTTAGTGGGGGCGGATATGGCATATTGATCCGCAAGTACGGTCTTGCTGCTGATCATATAATTGATGCTCAATTGATTGATGCTAATGGAAGGATTCTTAATAGAAAATCCATGGGCGAAGATTTGTTTTGGGCCATCCGAGGCGGAGGAGGAAATACCTTTGGGATTGTTCTTGCTTGGAAAATAAAGTTAGTCCCCGTTCCAGCCGTTGTAACTGTGTTTACAGTCAACAAGAACTTGGAACAAAATGTAACCAAAATTCTCCATCGATGGCAATACATAGCTCACAAGCTTCCCGATGATTTATATGTGGATGTAGGGATAACGAAGGTGAGTTCCAGTCAAGCAGGGAAGAAAACAGTTCAAGTTGCTTTCATAGCTTTGTTTCTTGGTGGGGTTGATGAGCTGATTCCATTGGTCCAAGAAAGGTTTCCAGAGCTGGGACTAGCCAAAGAGAATTGCAGCGAAATGAGTTGGGCTGAATCCGTTCTTTACTTTGGTAGAGCTCCAAGAAAATCTCTGGATATTTTGCTTGACAAAAATGGTATTCCAAGAACAATTTTCAAAGCCAAATCAGACTACGTCAAGGAACCCATCCCCGAAAGTGGAATCGAGGGATTCTTGTCCATGTTTCTTGAGAAAGAAGCTGACTTCGCTGCAATGTTAATGGTGCCTTTCGGAGGAAAAATGGAAGAGATCCCAGAAAATGAACTACCTTACCCGCATAGAGCAGGCAACTTGTTTCAAGCCTCTTACATTGTGGgatggagaaaagaagaaaatgcaGAATCTGGAAAATACATAAGTTGGATCCGAAGATTTTACAGTTATATGGCGACTTATGTTTCAAAATCTCCAAGAGAAGCATATTTTAATTATAGGGATTTGGATATTGGATCTAATAACATCAGTGGCTATACAAGTTACCAACAAGCTAGTATTTGGGGTTTTAAATATTTCAAGAATAATTTCAAAAGATTGGTACAGGTAAAGACCACGGTTGATCCAATGAATTTCTTCAGAAATGAACAAAGTATCCCTCCTCTTTCATCTCCATGAAAGAAGAAAGGTTACTGGGGCTGAAGACTTTACAGCTTTTGGTTAAACATGAATAAAGATATCCGTTGAAAGTGGTATTATATTGCAAAGTGAAGAGGTCCTCTGTCACTCATCACTAACAAATCTTTGTCACCATATCTATCCTGAGGAATAATTTAATGCAAAATCTACTAATTATATCACAATTTTACCTTTGTTTTTTACAAcaaatatttcatacttttttgtttcatcatataatattttttggCTTAAACTTTACCATAACAATCATCTTCAAACCAgaattttgtttatatataaatatgagatAGAGTATTTTTTTAAGTAGTAGATAAGTTTTGATTTAATgttcaattatatatatgaattttaatttgatacaattatacgtacgtgaaactctaattgtggtttaaaattcaaatatatattggataaatacatcaatttatttttatattggataaatattattatttatgtatacaatatataaacataaaataatattatatcaataattatattaataaattataagaattggatcaaatcaaaattttatgtatgaattacacaaaattaaaatttatgtatataattacacattcatatataatttttaaatttatctcataaatttatcaccaatttaatatatatctttaaaattgAGATACAACACATTTATTGAATTAATAGTGTATTAATGCACCACAATGCAAATAAACAAGCgattaaaactttatcttaatAGCTTTAAGAGTTTaggtttataaaataataatattttcatccTCAAATTGTAATGTACTAAAAACATATATAGTGTTTCAACCTATATTATATAGACATATTTTTCACAAGTTAACTTATAatcattttatcatattttattatatgactcagtaataaattaattttaattgataacttttaattatttacatcatttattttgaaaaaagagaaggaaaattttttgtttattaaaaaaaaagctcactttttataaaaaattttattcatatttctaatttcaatttaaaatttatattaattattctttaataataaataagtatttttcTTACTTAAATAACAAAATGAGTAATAAAAGTATACTTGAAGTGGTTTAGTGAGAAACAAATTTAACAATACAAAGCATGTGGGTCCTGTGAACCCCCAGCAGATCTATTCATTCCTTTTAAATAGTTGATTGAATTAAAGTTAGAATGATAAAAAGTAAacatttaaagattaaaatatattttaatttttatatattttttatttttaaaatttaattattttattttattttaaaaaatttagttacGTTGATACATAACATCAACAGTAATTGATGAAGCAAAGGTGAAGAAGATAATAAAAATCGGGAATTGGAAGTCCTGTCTTCAGAGAgggtttttagaattttattatatAGGGAAGTTATTCATTgagttattatatattttattataaatatataacaatttaTCTCTTACTTTGTAAAGAAGAGTTATAAAGCGGCTCTTTTGAGACAAATTTATACGCATAGAATATGATATTAAATTAAACGAATTGTTAGGATATCGAAGGTCGCAATTTTAAATCAAGCGAACCATAAAAATAACAGTCGTGATACCAAATCAAGCGAATCATAAAAATGATAGTCGCAATGTTAAATCAAGTGAACTGGTGAAATATTGAAGATCGCGATCTTAAATAATATTGAAGATCGCGATCTTAAATCAAGTGAACCATAAAAATGTCATTTATGATGTTAAATCAAGCGAactattaaaaaatcaaatgtcGTAATCTTAAATCAAGTGAATCGATA
This window of the Gossypium hirsutum isolate 1008001.06 chromosome A09, Gossypium_hirsutum_v2.1, whole genome shotgun sequence genome carries:
- the LOC107930210 gene encoding berberine bridge enzyme-like 18 yields the protein MKFLQYSVLPFLLVVVILSLSGATLAHSHGDFLLCLSLHLANSSTISKVIYMRNNPSYSSVLNASIQNTRFSTPATPKPLAIITPLKTSHIQSTIYCSKKHGLQLRIRSGGHDFEGLSYVSEVPFVILDLLNFRAVKVDTKNKVAWVQSGATLGELYYGIAAKTKTLAFPAGICPTVGIGGHFSGGGYGILIRKYGLAADHIIDAQLIDANGRILNRKSMGEDLFWAIRGGGGNTFGIVLAWKIKLVPVPAVVTVFTVNKNLEQNVTKILHRWQYIAHKLPDDLYVDVGITKVSSSQAGKKTVQVAFIALFLGGVDELIPLVQERFPELGLAKENCSEMSWAESVLYFGRAPRKSLDILLDKNGIPRTIFKAKSDYVKEPIPESGIEGFLSMFLEKEADFAAMLMVPFGGKMEEIPENELPYPHRAGNLFQASYIVGWRKEENAESGKYISWIRRFYSYMATYVSKSPREAYFNYRDLDIGSNNISGYTSYQQASIWGFKYFKNNFKRLVQVKTTVDPMNFFRNEQSIPPLSSP